One Gemmatimonadota bacterium genomic window, CGAGGATCATCATCGGGAAGAAATCTTTTCAGAAGTCACCTATCACGCCGCGTATGAACCTATGCGCAGCATCCGCACCGAAAGATACAAATACATTCGGCGATACGACAACCGCGACAAACTCGTATTGCCCAACGTCGATGACACACCCACAAAAGCCTTCTTACTCAATCAAAACTGGGAAAAATTGCCGCGCGATCAGGAAATGTTATACGACCTCATATTCGACCCCGATGAAACGCACAACATCATCGACCGGGAAGACCTGGCACCTGTGCGGAAGGACCTGAGCCATCGATTGGAAGCATGGATGAAAGAAACGCATGACCCCCTCTTGCCAGACGGACATGTCCCTGCACCGGGCGGGTCTAAAGTCAACAACTCCGACGGGCGCTCGCCGAACGAGACGCCGGAGGTCGTGGTGTAGGTTAGATACTTTTTTAAGGAGACACCCCATGAAAATGCAAGCATCATTACTTTGGGAGCCGGGAAGACCGCTGGAAGTGGAAGACCTGGACCTGGAAGGACCGAAAGAAGACGAAGTCATGGTACGCATGACCGCCACCGGCGTATGTCACAGTTGTTTGCACGTCGTAGATGGAAGCTGGACCGGATATCCAATGCCCATGGTATTGGGTGATGAAGGGGCTGGCATCGTCGAAGAAGTGGGACCCGGCGTACGACACGTAAAACCCGGCGACCACGTCATCCTATCCTGGGCACCGGCATGCGGTCGCTGCCACTACTGCGTAACCGGCCTATCGCACTTATGTGAGCACCAGATGCCGGACAAAGGCGTATTAATGGACGGCACATCCAGAATGAAAATAAAAGGACAAACCGCGTACCATTACGGACCCGCGTGCAGCTATGCCTCATACTCCGTCATGCCCGCCTCCTGTGCCGTCCCCATCCGGAAAGACATGCCCCTCGAAGTAGCCGCCTTAATCGGCTGTTCGGTCATGACCGGCGTAGGCTCCGTCATCAACACCGCAGCCGTAACGCCTGGAGCCAGCATGGCCGTATTCGGCACAGGAGGAATTGGCCTGAACGTCATACAGGGCGGAACCCTCGTCCAGGCACACCCCATCATAGCAGTCGATATCAACCCCGCCAAATTGGAATACGCGAAATCCTTTGGCGCGACGCACACCATAGACGCCAGCAAAGAAAATCCGGTCGAAGCCATAAAAGACCTCACCGGACGCGGGGCGGATTATTCATTTGTAGCAGTCGGCAACGCGCAAGTCATCAATCAAGCCTGGGACTGTCTCGCATCCAGGGGCCAGTGCTTGCTCATCGGCCTGCCCCCAACCGGCTCCACCGTCACATTTGACACCGGCAGCCTCCAATCCAACGAACGCATCCTGCGCGGCTGCAGGTATGGAAGCGCGAGAACCTGGGACGACTTCCCGCGCATGGTAGAACTCTACCTCGCCGGAAAACTAAAAATCGACGAACTCGTAACCCGGCGGTTCGACCTCGAAGGCGCAAACGAAGCCTTTGACGCTCTGGCCGCTGGAGAAGTCGCGCGGGGATTAATCGTCTTCTAAAAATATCAAAGACTATCTACAGGACTCGAAGCGGAAAAAATATTGATCATACCGCGTTGCGAAAGCGTGTCTGAAAGCGAAACCCGGGGAGAATCGGTCCGGCTCGTATCCATAACCGCAACTGGCGATTCGGGGGACCCTGTCGTTGTGGGATCCGGCTGCGACTGGCGGATACCCAAAACCGCAAACAGCACAATCCCCATCGCAAAAGCCATCTGATAAACGGGCCAGCGCACGGGAAACACATCCGACAGCGCACGCCATATATTGAACCCACTGCGTTCTCGCGCGGACATCTGTGCAACAACAGCATGGCGAATCGCCGGATCGGGTTCCAGCCCGCCGGACCTGGGAACCGCGAGCACCTGGCTCAACAACTCATCCACATTCTCTTTCCTTTTAAACGGAATAACCCGCCTCATATCCATCTCCTCATCCACACAGGGAATTTCGTCCCTGAAGTTTCTCTGCCAACTTCTGCGTAACATGGTGCAGTCGCGATTTAACCGTCCCCTCCGGACACCCGAGAATCTGGCTAATCTCTCGAATACTGCGACACTCCTGATGCCGCAATAAAAACGTCGTACGCTGATCCACACTGAGCTTATCCAGCTCATCCATCAGCGCACTTAGAAAAGCCCGTTCATCGCACGCCTTTTCTATCGCATAAGCGCCATCAACCCACCCACAATGCATATCGATATCGGGATCATTAAC contains:
- a CDS encoding Zn-dependent alcohol dehydrogenase, translated to MKMQASLLWEPGRPLEVEDLDLEGPKEDEVMVRMTATGVCHSCLHVVDGSWTGYPMPMVLGDEGAGIVEEVGPGVRHVKPGDHVILSWAPACGRCHYCVTGLSHLCEHQMPDKGVLMDGTSRMKIKGQTAYHYGPACSYASYSVMPASCAVPIRKDMPLEVAALIGCSVMTGVGSVINTAAVTPGASMAVFGTGGIGLNVIQGGTLVQAHPIIAVDINPAKLEYAKSFGATHTIDASKENPVEAIKDLTGRGADYSFVAVGNAQVINQAWDCLASRGQCLLIGLPPTGSTVTFDTGSLQSNERILRGCRYGSARTWDDFPRMVELYLAGKLKIDELVTRRFDLEGANEAFDALAAGEVARGLIVF
- a CDS encoding sigma-70 family RNA polymerase sigma factor, whose translation is MARIQRGDTAAFDELYTRYSKRMLYYFHRMLGGDEEKAQDFLQDLFLKIVEKPARFKRGNAFTSWLYTVAHNMCKNEYRKQSVRKVVVNDPDIDMHCGWVDGAYAIEKACDERAFLSALMDELDKLSVDQRTTFLLRHQECRSIREISQILGCPEGTVKSRLHHVTQKLAEKLQGRNSLCG